A section of the Leptotrichia sp. HSP-342 genome encodes:
- a CDS encoding EexN family lipoprotein, whose amino-acid sequence MKKMKFLMAAMISAVIFTACGNKYSVDNLKKNDKLLKETAQKCKIKRNEKICINVDKVQAEKAQEWWNKTKPEITKKVDRIAKDLMAGNPMSSMEFVPEKLWEWEAKHGSTTPQKAKEMALQILKVTIKKIKFEKVEYNVENAKIGQTSAGRNYAIIPTKNVISAQGNQGEISQKNLVFEDGDKLYMVNIDEKNKTILTEMYSDLADIKVE is encoded by the coding sequence ATGAAAAAGATGAAATTTTTGATGGCTGCAATGATTTCGGCAGTAATTTTTACGGCATGCGGAAATAAATACAGTGTTGATAATCTTAAAAAAAATGACAAGCTGCTAAAAGAAACGGCTCAAAAATGTAAAATAAAAAGGAATGAAAAAATTTGTATAAATGTTGACAAGGTACAAGCTGAAAAGGCGCAGGAATGGTGGAACAAAACAAAACCTGAAATCACTAAAAAAGTTGACAGAATCGCAAAGGATCTGATGGCTGGAAATCCTATGTCAAGTATGGAATTTGTACCTGAAAAGCTTTGGGAATGGGAAGCAAAACATGGTTCTACAACACCTCAGAAGGCTAAAGAAATGGCGTTACAGATTTTAAAAGTAACTATAAAGAAGATAAAATTTGAAAAAGTCGAATATAATGTAGAAAATGCAAAAATAGGACAGACAAGTGCTGGAAGAAATTATGCAATTATACCTACAAAAAATGTAATTTCAGCTCAAGGAAATCAAGGAGAAATAAGTCAGAAAAATTTGGTATTTGAAGATGGAGATAAATTATATATGGTAAATATTGATGAAAAGAATAAAACTATCTTAACTGAAATGTATTCTGATCTTGCAGATATAAAAGTAGAGTAA
- a CDS encoding EexN family lipoprotein, translated as MRKIKFLLVTMFAALFFTACGNKYSVENLKKNNNLLKETVQKCKIKRNEKICINVDKVQAEKAQEWWNKTKPEITKKVDRIVKDLMAGNYATVINEIPERYLKYVAEKNSTSVEELKKMMTEILKVVQTELKIENVVYDVDAAKIGRTSAGRNYAIISSVTTVAVDNQKVDRKQDSLVFEDENKWYIMNLDEKTLKYAKKVYPDFEEIKVR; from the coding sequence ATGAGAAAGATAAAATTTTTATTGGTGACAATGTTTGCGGCATTATTTTTTACAGCTTGCGGAAATAAATATAGTGTTGAAAATTTGAAAAAAAACAATAATCTTTTAAAAGAAACAGTCCAAAAATGTAAAATAAAAAGAAATGAAAAAATTTGTATAAATGTTGACAAGGTGCAAGCTGAAAAGGCACAGGAATGGTGGAACAAAACAAAACCTGAAATTACTAAAAAAGTTGACAGAATCGTAAAGGATCTGATGGCAGGGAATTATGCGACAGTTATAAACGAAATTCCTGAAAGGTATTTAAAATACGTTGCAGAAAAAAATTCGACATCAGTAGAAGAACTAAAAAAAATGATGACAGAAATATTGAAAGTTGTTCAAACTGAACTTAAAATTGAAAACGTTGTTTATGATGTAGATGCTGCTAAAATTGGAAGAACATCAGCAGGAAGGAATTATGCAATTATTTCCTCAGTAACCACAGTGGCAGTTGATAATCAAAAAGTGGATAGAAAGCAAGATTCATTGGTATTTGAAGATGAAAACAAGTGGTATATTATGAATTTAGATGAAAAAACTTTAAAATATGCCAAAAAAGTATATCCTGATTTTGAAGAAATTAAAGTAAGATAA
- a CDS encoding ABC transporter ATP-binding protein: MKKDKKLEIKDISISFENKKVLENISIDLYENELVCILGMSGAGKTTLFNIIAGLLKPDCGNVKMNGEDITGKSGKISYMLQKDLLLPHKKIIDNVALPLVIRGENKNKAREIAKPYFKDFGLEGTENLYPSKLSGGMKQRAALLRTYLFSSEVALLDEPFSALDAITKHKIHSWYLNIMNKIKMSTLFITHDIDEAILLSDRIYILAGSPGKIAAQINIDLKNSQDKSYNNEEVIMSEKFIQYKREILKYL, from the coding sequence GTGAAGAAAGACAAAAAGCTTGAAATAAAAGATATTTCCATTTCTTTTGAAAATAAAAAAGTTTTGGAAAATATTTCAATTGATTTGTATGAAAATGAGCTGGTCTGTATTTTAGGAATGAGCGGTGCTGGGAAAACAACGTTATTTAACATTATTGCAGGACTTTTAAAGCCTGATTGCGGAAATGTGAAAATGAATGGAGAAGATATAACTGGAAAATCTGGAAAAATAAGTTACATGCTGCAAAAAGACTTGCTTTTGCCTCATAAAAAAATTATTGACAATGTGGCACTTCCACTTGTGATAAGGGGTGAAAATAAAAATAAGGCACGAGAAATTGCAAAGCCGTATTTTAAAGATTTTGGATTGGAAGGTACAGAAAATTTATATCCGAGTAAACTGTCAGGCGGGATGAAACAAAGGGCGGCATTGCTTAGAACATATTTGTTTTCCAGCGAAGTCGCTCTCCTTGATGAGCCTTTTAGTGCATTGGACGCCATTACAAAGCATAAAATTCATAGCTGGTATTTAAACATAATGAACAAAATTAAGATGTCAACTTTGTTTATCACTCATGATATTGATGAGGCGATACTGCTTTCCGACAGAATTTATATTTTGGCAGGAAGTCCAGGTAAAATTGCTGCACAAATAAATATTGACTTGAAAAATAGTCAGGACAAGAGTTATAATAATGAAGAAGTTATAATGTCTGAAAAATTTATTCAATATAAACGTGAAATATTGAAATATTTGTAA
- a CDS encoding histidine phosphatase family protein, with product MKKTLYLMRHGQTLFNLRKKIQGSCDSPLTDEGIRQAKIAGKYFTDNGITFDAAYSSTQERACDTLEIVTDNKMKYERLKGLKEWNFGLFEGESEDLNPKHPNERTYGNFFVNFGGESNKEVEKRMQETLTEIMEKDGNNTVLAVSHGGACYNFFLKNAPDIPFTGLPNCAIFKYEYEDGKFTFIELIKHDFTKEI from the coding sequence ATGAAAAAGACTTTATATTTAATGCGGCATGGACAGACTTTATTCAATTTACGGAAAAAAATTCAAGGGAGCTGTGATTCTCCGCTGACTGATGAGGGAATTAGACAGGCTAAAATAGCTGGAAAATATTTTACGGATAATGGGATTACTTTTGATGCGGCTTATTCTTCTACTCAGGAAAGAGCTTGCGATACACTTGAAATTGTGACTGACAATAAAATGAAATATGAAAGATTGAAAGGATTAAAGGAATGGAATTTTGGATTATTCGAGGGGGAAAGTGAAGATTTGAATCCAAAACATCCGAATGAGAGAACTTATGGTAATTTTTTTGTGAATTTTGGCGGAGAAAGTAATAAGGAAGTTGAAAAAAGAATGCAGGAAACTTTGACTGAAATTATGGAAAAGGATGGAAATAATACCGTTCTTGCTGTGAGCCATGGTGGTGCATGCTATAATTTCTTTTTGAAAAATGCTCCAGATATTCCATTTACAGGACTTCCAAACTGTGCCATTTTCAAATATGAGTATGAAGATGGTAAATTTACATTCATCGAACTTATTAAGCACGATTTCACAAAAGAAATATAA
- a CDS encoding Gfo/Idh/MocA family protein produces the protein MKLGIVGSGMIVQEFLPSLVQLKGLEIVGIQGTKNSIGKIEEICKKYSIPKFTDDFNKLCEFGIDAVYIAVPNFLHFEYCKKALEKGLNVIVEKPMTTNYRQAKELSDLAKEKKLFLFEAITTLYFENYKKIKDWIEKIGDVKLVQSQYSQYSSRYDAFKRGEILPVFDSEKAGGALMDLGLYNLHYVLGLFGKPENVKYYANIERNIDTSGVLMIEYKNFNAMCVCAKDSEGKRIGMIQGSEGKIISEEAPSLVGKVTLKMYDGTTESFDDGFSKDRVVPEFKTFISAVNENDLEFCYKQLKKSLLVSEVQTKARLEAGIKFPQD, from the coding sequence ATGAAATTGGGAATTGTTGGTTCAGGGATGATTGTTCAGGAATTTTTGCCTAGTCTTGTTCAGTTGAAAGGACTGGAAATCGTGGGGATACAAGGGACAAAAAATAGTATTGGTAAAATTGAGGAAATTTGTAAAAAATATAGTATTCCGAAATTTACTGATGATTTTAACAAACTTTGTGAATTTGGAATTGATGCTGTCTATATTGCTGTTCCGAATTTTTTACATTTTGAATATTGTAAAAAAGCATTGGAAAAAGGTCTGAATGTTATTGTTGAAAAGCCGATGACAACTAATTATAGACAAGCTAAAGAATTGTCGGATTTGGCAAAAGAAAAAAAACTGTTTTTATTTGAAGCAATAACGACACTTTATTTTGAAAATTATAAAAAAATAAAAGACTGGATTGAAAAAATTGGAGATGTGAAACTTGTTCAGAGCCAGTATAGTCAGTATTCCAGCAGATATGACGCTTTTAAGAGAGGGGAAATTCTGCCTGTATTTGATTCTGAAAAAGCTGGAGGAGCATTGATGGACTTGGGGCTATATAACTTACATTATGTTTTAGGACTTTTTGGAAAGCCTGAAAATGTAAAATACTATGCAAATATTGAAAGAAATATTGATACTAGCGGAGTTCTTATGATAGAATACAAAAATTTCAATGCAATGTGTGTATGTGCAAAAGATAGTGAAGGGAAAAGAATAGGCATGATTCAAGGAAGTGAAGGAAAAATCATAAGTGAAGAAGCACCGTCACTTGTCGGAAAAGTCACATTGAAAATGTATGATGGAACAACAGAAAGTTTTGATGATGGATTTTCAAAAGATAGAGTTGTGCCTGAATTTAAAACATTCATTAGTGCAGTAAATGAAAATGACTTGGAATTTTGCTATAAACAGCTGAAAAAAAGCCTGTTGGTAAGCGAAGTGCAGACAAAAGCTAGACTTGAGGCGGGTATTAAGTTTCCGCAGGATTAA
- a CDS encoding GNAT family N-acetyltransferase, producing MEIRHVVNEGFFIFGENGDELAKLTYRKEGEKLYFESTVVSSELRGQGIAGKLFDAGVKYARENGYKIVPICSYIVKKFESEEYDDLKA from the coding sequence ATGGAAATAAGACATGTAGTAAATGAAGGATTTTTTATATTTGGAGAAAATGGAGATGAACTTGCAAAATTGACTTATAGAAAAGAAGGTGAAAAATTGTATTTTGAATCGACTGTAGTTTCGTCTGAGTTAAGAGGGCAAGGGATTGCAGGAAAATTGTTTGATGCTGGTGTAAAATACGCAAGAGAAAATGGTTATAAAATTGTGCCGATTTGCAGTTATATTGTGAAAAAGTTTGAAAGTGAAGAATATGATGATTTAAAAGCATAA
- a CDS encoding ABC transporter substrate-binding protein yields MKKISKILILCLILVLAVSCGKSKSNQKIKIVLDWVPNTNHTGLYVAKDLGYFKEEGLDVEIVQPPEGSTTALIGAGGAEFGISFQDTLAKSFAKESPVPVTAVAAILQHNTSGIISLKEKGIDSPKKLEGKKYATWEDNIEQAILKKLVTDDKGDFFKVKLIPYTITDVVTGLKTDVDAVWVYYAWDGIATERAGLQTNFLKIRDYGEELDYYSPVIIANNDFLKKNPEIAKKVLKTIKKGYKYAMKNPEESAKILVKNSPELDINLVTASQKWISKEYQSDAKEWGIIDASRWNRFYEWLYKNKAVEREIPKNFGYSNEYLK; encoded by the coding sequence ATGAAAAAAATTTCAAAAATTTTAATTTTATGTTTAATCTTGGTTTTGGCTGTTTCATGTGGAAAATCTAAAAGTAATCAGAAAATAAAAATTGTACTGGACTGGGTGCCAAACACTAATCATACAGGACTTTATGTGGCAAAAGACCTAGGGTATTTCAAGGAGGAAGGATTGGATGTGGAAATTGTGCAGCCGCCTGAAGGGAGCACAACGGCACTTATTGGAGCCGGAGGAGCAGAATTTGGAATAAGTTTTCAGGATACATTGGCAAAATCATTTGCAAAGGAGAGTCCTGTACCAGTAACAGCTGTTGCTGCGATTCTGCAGCATAATACATCTGGAATTATTTCATTAAAGGAAAAAGGCATTGATTCGCCAAAAAAACTGGAAGGTAAAAAATATGCTACTTGGGAAGATAATATTGAGCAGGCTATCTTGAAAAAATTAGTAACAGATGATAAAGGCGATTTTTTTAAAGTAAAATTGATTCCTTATACTATAACAGATGTTGTGACTGGCTTAAAGACTGATGTTGATGCTGTCTGGGTTTATTATGCGTGGGATGGGATTGCTACAGAAAGGGCAGGACTTCAGACAAATTTTCTAAAAATTCGTGACTATGGAGAGGAACTTGACTATTACAGCCCTGTAATTATCGCAAATAATGACTTTCTGAAAAAAAATCCTGAAATTGCAAAAAAAGTTTTGAAGACAATAAAAAAAGGGTATAAATACGCAATGAAAAATCCAGAGGAATCAGCAAAGATTTTGGTAAAAAATTCTCCAGAGCTTGACATAAACTTGGTAACAGCCAGCCAAAAGTGGATTTCTAAAGAATACCAGTCTGATGCAAAGGAATGGGGAATAATTGATGCAAGCCGTTGGAACAGATTTTATGAATGGCTTTACAAAAATAAGGCTGTAGAACGTGAAATACCAAAGAATTTTGGATATAGTAACGAGTATCTGAAATAA
- a CDS encoding ABC transporter permease, giving the protein MKKFQNITDKIAPGIIIAVLLMIWQIFSMVNIIPKFMLPSPFEVVKAFVLDFPLLMEHTKITLLEAFLGLGLGIILGFAVAVIMDRFEYAYKMIYPVLIISQTIPTVAIAPLLVLWMGYGILPKITLIVMTSFFPITIGLLDGFRSADKDMLNLLKTMGATPFQNFVHVKLPGSLGYFFAGLRISVSYSIIGAVVAEWLGGFSGLGVYMTRVRKSYSFDKMFAVIFLISAISLLLMYLVKKIQKWCMVWEK; this is encoded by the coding sequence ATGAAAAAATTTCAAAATATAACAGATAAAATTGCACCAGGTATTATTATTGCTGTATTATTGATGATTTGGCAAATTTTTTCAATGGTGAACATTATACCAAAATTTATGTTGCCATCGCCATTTGAAGTTGTAAAAGCATTTGTTTTGGATTTTCCACTGCTTATGGAGCATACAAAAATTACTTTGCTTGAAGCATTTTTGGGGCTTGGTCTGGGAATAATTCTTGGATTTGCCGTGGCAGTTATTATGGACAGGTTTGAATATGCGTACAAAATGATTTATCCTGTTTTGATAATTAGTCAAACAATACCTACAGTTGCGATTGCACCGCTTTTGGTACTTTGGATGGGATATGGAATATTGCCAAAGATTACGCTTATTGTGATGACTTCGTTTTTTCCTATAACTATTGGGCTTCTGGATGGATTTCGTTCGGCTGACAAGGATATGCTGAATTTATTAAAAACAATGGGAGCAACGCCATTTCAGAACTTTGTTCATGTAAAATTGCCAGGCTCATTAGGATATTTTTTCGCAGGGCTTAGAATTTCGGTTTCATATTCTATAATTGGAGCGGTTGTGGCTGAATGGCTTGGTGGATTTAGCGGACTTGGAGTTTATATGACAAGAGTCAGAAAATCGTATTCATTTGATAAGATGTTTGCGGTAATTTTTCTTATTTCTGCAATAAGCCTGCTACTTATGTATCTTGTAAAAAAAATACAGAAATGGTGTATGGTTTGGGAAAAATAA
- a CDS encoding YiiG family protein: MNYKKIILIGFLSIFLFSCDDTFKEIGRKLSIKKVKNEEMEKYNGYIEIHNNLTNIENEISKYIDVAGEGKEINAQEMGTLENIPVIKIDNTVIQKLEKNINSKFKMEKLDNSSKKLLPILKELKTVTDFMTNYYGKKEHLADGFAKGQQLHTDFLKVYKRYKESSNIFKTEVENKSKERIQKILETYKNEGSLIKYNLAVLINNCEDFVDKVDNQKISMTTFIKGDLGKLKKAQQNILTASTSFQKVITNEKQIKKENYTKEKLEIFNKQLAEFEKSVTIFIREIEKSKSMSKSEIEKKVYTEDMVGTPNDVIKKYNKLVNDYNNLMN, encoded by the coding sequence ATGAACTATAAAAAAATAATATTAATAGGATTTCTTTCGATTTTTTTATTTTCCTGTGATGATACATTTAAGGAAATTGGAAGAAAATTGAGTATAAAAAAAGTAAAAAATGAAGAGATGGAGAAGTACAACGGTTATATTGAAATCCATAATAATTTAACAAATATTGAGAATGAAATTTCAAAATATATTGATGTGGCTGGAGAAGGCAAGGAAATAAATGCACAGGAAATGGGGACTCTGGAAAACATTCCTGTTATTAAAATTGATAATACTGTTATCCAAAAACTTGAAAAAAATATAAATTCTAAATTTAAGATGGAAAAGCTGGATAATTCTTCCAAAAAATTATTGCCGATTTTAAAAGAATTAAAAACAGTAACGGATTTCATGACAAATTACTATGGAAAAAAAGAACATTTGGCAGATGGCTTTGCAAAAGGGCAGCAATTACATACAGATTTTTTGAAAGTTTATAAAAGATATAAAGAAAGTTCAAATATTTTTAAAACGGAAGTGGAAAACAAATCGAAAGAAAGAATACAGAAGATATTGGAAACATATAAAAATGAAGGAAGTCTGATAAAATACAATTTGGCGGTTCTTATAAATAATTGTGAAGATTTTGTGGATAAAGTGGATAATCAGAAAATTAGTATGACAACCTTTATAAAAGGTGATTTGGGAAAATTAAAAAAAGCACAACAAAATATTTTAACAGCTTCAACTAGCTTTCAAAAAGTAATTACAAACGAAAAACAGATAAAAAAAGAAAATTATACAAAAGAAAAATTGGAAATATTTAACAAACAGCTTGCAGAATTTGAAAAATCGGTTACAATATTTATTAGGGAAATTGAAAAAAGCAAGTCGATGAGCAAGAGTGAAATTGAGAAGAAGGTTTATACGGAGGATATGGTTGGGACTCCGAACGATGTGATTAAAAAGTATAATAAGTTGGTAAATGATTATAATAATTTGATGAATTAA
- a CDS encoding thiamine-binding protein, producing the protein MERKEINASIAIQVLPNVVGNEEIVRVVDEVIEFIKSKGLKMNVAPFETTVEGDFDELMEIVKECQVVAVKAGAEGVMSYVKINYKPKGDILKIDEKISKYNR; encoded by the coding sequence ATGGAAAGAAAAGAAATTAATGCAAGCATTGCAATTCAGGTATTGCCAAATGTTGTGGGAAATGAGGAAATTGTAAGAGTTGTTGATGAAGTTATTGAATTTATTAAAAGCAAAGGGTTAAAAATGAATGTTGCTCCATTTGAAACAACGGTAGAAGGAGATTTTGACGAACTTATGGAAATTGTTAAGGAATGTCAAGTTGTGGCTGTGAAGGCGGGGGCTGAGGGCGTAATGTCGTATGTAAAAATAAATTATAAACCGAAAGGAGATATTTTAAAGATTGATGAAAAAATTTCAAAATATAACAGATAA
- a CDS encoding EndoU domain-containing protein produces MNKNKITKILLLFVIVLFGLGKLYLSRNNSINAKENSSKEFVAQNKRNGKKNIIKQKNIENKNEKLTQNTSNQGDRKYQIDYDHVIGGDENSQGKVTGGHSLLHGDVRIVKKIGNPAKNGVYRASIEVKKKDGTWQAKTSNGGVNTMFPENWDEARIIDEINSAWENRKDVKGRDNNMWQGISKSGVVIRGYKSPRITAYPVYENR; encoded by the coding sequence ATGAATAAAAATAAAATTACAAAAATACTACTATTATTTGTTATTGTGTTGTTTGGATTAGGAAAACTGTATTTAAGCAGAAATAACAGTATAAATGCAAAGGAAAATTCTTCAAAGGAATTTGTTGCACAAAATAAGAGAAATGGCAAAAAGAATATTATTAAACAGAAAAATATAGAAAATAAAAATGAAAAACTAACTCAAAATACTTCAAACCAAGGAGATAGAAAATATCAAATTGATTATGACCATGTGATTGGCGGAGATGAAAATTCGCAAGGTAAAGTTACTGGCGGACATTCACTTTTGCATGGAGATGTGAGGATTGTAAAAAAAATTGGAAATCCAGCTAAAAATGGAGTATATCGAGCAAGTATTGAAGTGAAGAAAAAAGACGGAACTTGGCAGGCAAAAACTTCTAATGGTGGAGTAAATACAATGTTTCCAGAAAACTGGGATGAAGCGAGAATTATTGACGAAATAAACTCAGCATGGGAAAATAGAAAAGATGTCAAAGGCAGAGATAATAACATGTGGCAAGGAATCAGCAAAAGTGGAG
- a CDS encoding RNA 2'-phosphotransferase, whose protein sequence is MKKKLTRLGKFISLILRHKPEMIGIELDRNGWADVNELINGINRSGDVEDGKEERINFEILEEIVRNNSKKRYEFNKNLTKIRACQGHSIDVDLELKAVKPPKILYHGTADRFLEQIKKEGLKKKSRQFVHLSETEETAYSVGQRHGKPFVIKVLAERMYEDGKEFFISKNGVWLTNDIEVKYLEF, encoded by the coding sequence GTGAAAAAGAAATTAACAAGATTAGGAAAATTTATAAGCTTGATTTTAAGGCATAAGCCTGAGATGATTGGAATTGAACTGGATAGGAATGGATGGGCTGATGTAAATGAGCTTATTAATGGAATAAATCGCTCTGGAGATGTTGAAGACGGAAAAGAGGAACGGATAAATTTTGAAATTTTGGAGGAGATTGTAAGGAATAACAGTAAAAAGAGATATGAATTTAATAAAAATTTGACGAAAATTAGGGCTTGTCAAGGACATAGCATAGATGTTGACTTAGAATTGAAAGCTGTTAAGCCTCCTAAAATTTTGTATCATGGAACAGCGGATAGATTTTTGGAGCAGATAAAAAAAGAGGGGTTAAAAAAGAAAAGCAGGCAATTTGTACATTTGTCAGAGACGGAAGAAACGGCATATTCTGTTGGTCAAAGACACGGAAAACCATTTGTAATAAAGGTTTTGGCTGAAAGGATGTACGAAGATGGAAAAGAATTTTTTATTTCAAAAAATGGCGTTTGGCTGACTAATGATATTGAAGTGAAATATTTGGAATTTTAA
- a CDS encoding glycosyltransferase family 2 protein, with protein MDKEKVSIIVPMYNAEKFIGKTIESVLSQTYENWEMLIMNDVSTDNSLAVVNEYVKKDDRIKVVNTEKNMGVVKGRNHLIDLANGKYIAFLDADDYWHSQKLEKQIQFMKEKNAGISCTEYTRVKENGEKINEVVIKSEISYTDMLKNNYLGCLTVMYDVEKVGKRYFKELAKNEDYVLWLEIVKDVKTIFGLKENLAYYRVLDNSRSSNKAKTAKVRWEIYRKVEKLPFLKSVYYFLHYAVRAVLKSK; from the coding sequence ATGGATAAAGAAAAAGTTTCAATAATTGTGCCAATGTATAATGCAGAAAAGTTTATTGGAAAAACAATAGAATCAGTGCTTTCACAGACTTATGAAAATTGGGAAATGCTTATTATGAATGATGTTTCAACGGATAACAGTCTTGCAGTTGTAAATGAATATGTAAAAAAGGATGATAGAATAAAGGTTGTGAATACTGAAAAAAATATGGGGGTTGTAAAAGGGAGAAATCATTTGATTGATTTGGCAAATGGAAAATATATTGCATTTTTAGATGCTGATGACTACTGGCATAGCCAAAAATTGGAAAAGCAGATACAATTTATGAAAGAAAAAAATGCAGGTATAAGCTGTACAGAGTACACGAGAGTTAAGGAAAATGGCGAAAAAATCAATGAAGTTGTAATTAAATCAGAAATTTCCTATACTGATATGCTGAAAAATAACTATCTAGGCTGTCTTACAGTTATGTATGATGTGGAAAAAGTTGGGAAGCGATATTTTAAGGAACTGGCGAAAAATGAGGATTATGTACTTTGGCTGGAAATTGTGAAAGATGTGAAAACAATTTTTGGACTCAAGGAGAATTTGGCTTATTATCGAGTGCTGGATAATTCGCGTTCGAGCAATAAGGCTAAAACGGCAAAAGTTCGTTGGGAAATTTATCGAAAAGTTGAGAAATTACCGTTTTTGAAGTCAGTTTATTATTTTTTACATTATGCAGTTAGGGCTGTGCTAAAAAGTAAATAA